CGCCTACCGACCGCTCGATATGCGAGTCGGGATCATTGCCGATACCCACGACAACGTCGCGGCGATCGAACGCGCGACCGATTTGTTTCGCGAACAAGGAATCGAGACCCTGATCCACTGCGGCGACTTCATCGCTCCGCCCGTCTTGCCCTTCTTCGAGGGATTCGAGCTCCATGGCGTACTCGGGAACAACGACGGCGAGGTCGCGGGCCTCGAATCGGGCTTCGAGGCGATCGGGGGCGAACTCCACGGACGCTTTGCCGACCTCGAACTCGGCGGGAAGCGTTTCGCGGTACTTCACGGCGAATCGAAGGAGGAGGTCGAGGGATACGCCGAATCGGGCGAGTACGACTACGTTTGCTACGGCCACCACCACGAGCGCGAGGAGCGGACGGTCGGCGACACGGTCGTACTCAACCCCGGCGCACACTTTCCGACCGTGCCCGAGGACCACCGGTCGATCGCGATCCTCGACACCGAGGGCGACGTCGAGTTCCATCGGGTATAACGGCTTTTGTCGCTCGGGGCGATAGGGAGGGTATGACCGACCCCTCCGAGCTCTCGGTGACGCTCGTCGACGGCTACGTCGACGAGCCGGCACACTTCGGGGTTCCACCCTATATCTCGACGTACCCGCGGTACACGGCCGGCGCGCTCGTCGACGCGGGCGTTCTCCCCGAGAACGTCACCTACCACACGATCGACGAACTGCGCGAAGAGAAGGGGAAGTGGCGCGACGTCGAGGACGCGGACCTCATGGTCTACATCGGGGGAATGACCGTCCCGGGGAGCTACGTCGGCGGCACGCCCGCCGAACCCGACGAAGTGAAGAAGCTCGCGTGGGTCTCTCGGGGGACCAGCCTGATGGGCGGGCCCGTGAAGTTCGGCGTCGGCGAGGAGAACGCCGGGGCACAGGACATGGAGCGAAAGGACCTCGACTATGACTTCGTCGCGAAGGGCGACGTCGAGGCCGCCGCCCACGACCTCGTGGAGTCGGGGCTCGAAGGGTTCAACAACCGGATGCGAGATAATAGAGAAATCGACCGCTGGGCGAGGGATGGTGCGTTCGTGATCGAACAGCACCCCAACCATCCCGACTACCTCATCTGTGAGATGGAGACCTCGCGGGGCTGTGCGTATCGGTGTTCGTTCTGTACCGAACCGCTGTACGGCGATCCCGCGTTCCGGAGCGCCGAGAGCGTGGTGAGCGAGGTCTCGAACCTCGCCGACCGGGGCGCCCGGCACTTCCGACTGGGCCGGCAGGCCGACATCCTCGCCTTCGGCGGCGACGGCGAGGCGCCCAACCCCGACGCTCTCAGGGAGCTTTACGGTGGCATCCGCGAGGCGGTGCCCGACCTCGAAACGTTACATCTCGACAACATGAACCCGGTGACGATCGTCGAGTACCCCGAGAAATCGCGTGAGGGGATCCGAATCATCGCCGAGCACAACACGCCCGGGGATACGGCGGCGTTCGGATTGGAGAGTGCGGACCCCGTCGTCCAGGAGGAGAACAACCTACTCGTCACCGCCGAGGAGTGTCTGGAGGCGGTGCGCGTGGTCAACGAGGAGGGCGGGTGGCGACCCGGGGAAAAACCGGGAACAGGGCCGTCGCACGGCGAGAGCGCGGGAAACCGTCTGCCGAAACTGCTTCCGGGGATCAACCTCGTCCACGGCCTGATGGGCGAGCGCCCGGAGACCTACGAGCACAACAAGCGCTTTCTCCACGACCTCTACGACGAGGGGTTGATGGTCCGCCGGATCAACATCCGGCAGGTGATGGCGTTTGCGGGCACGGAGATGGCCGAAACCGGTGCGGACATCGCCCGCGAGCACAAGGAACGGTTCAAGCCCTACAAGCGCGAGGTCCGCGAGGAGATCGACAACCCGATGTTGAAACGGGTCGCCCCCGCCGGCACCGTCTTGGAGGACGTCCACATGGAGTACCACGACGAGGGGACGACCTTCGGCCGACAGTTGGGTACCTACTCGCTGCTGATCGGGGTACCGGGCGAGTACGAACTGGGGAGTTCGATGGACGTGGCGATCGTGGATCACGGTTATCGATCGGTGACGGCGGTGCCGTACCCCCTCGACGTCAACGGCGCGACGATGAACGAACTGACCGCGGTGCCGGGGATCGGGAAGTCCACGGCGGGCGACATCGTCGTCGGACGGCCCTACGACTCGGCCCGCGAGGCCGGCGAGAAGGCGGGTGTGGACCTCTCGCGGTTCGCCTGATCACATGTAGCCGAGATCGCGCAGCCGCCCCATCAGGTCCTCCTTGTCCTGGGCGCGGCCCGCGCGCTCGGTCGTCCCGTCGAGGTCTTGGAGCCATGCGGGGCGGTCGTCGCTTCTCGCCGAGCCGCGCTCGCTGCCCAGCGAGCGAAACCCCTCGAAGTACTTGGGTCCCACCGGTAGGTCTGACGGCTCGACGCCCGGCGGGAGGTCGTCGTCGTCCTGTGGGACGTGACCCGAGGGATAGTTCCCGACCGCGTCCGGCACGACGTGGTTCCACATCGTGTCCCAAACGGCCCGCTCGTCGAACTGGAGGATCGAGTGGACCCGGTCGTGGGGTGGATACTTCTCCGAGTCGTGGCGCGGACTGAAGAACGTCTCGTCGGCCCGTGCTTCCTGTTCGTCCCAGCGCACGCCCGAGAAGACCCCGTCGAATCCTTTCTCGCGGATGATTCCGTTGAGCGCGACGGTCTTCAGCAGGTGGTTGCCCTCGTAGCTGTCGGCACTGAACGTGAAGGTCTCGCCCTCGTAGTCGAGTCGCTCGCGAAGCTCGCGGCGGGTCTCCTCGCCGAGCGCGTCGAGGGGGACCTCGTCGCCGGGGTCGGCATCCAGCGCCGCGAACTCCTCGTTTCGCGCGTAGACGAGATCGAGATCCCACTCGTCGGCCCACCGCTCGACGAACGCGCGCACATCGGGGAAATGCTCGAAGTGGTCGATGAAGACCACGGGCGGGAGTTCGAGGTCGAACTCGCGGGCAACCTCGCGGACGAAGTAGAGCACGAGCGTCGAGTCCTTCCCGCCGGTCCACATCACCGTCGGATTCCGATACTCCTTGAGGGCGACGTGGGTGATCTCGATCGCTTTGTCGATCTTCGCGTCGAGCGTCGGGTAGTCCGCGGGCCCCTCGCCCGCGCCGTCCGTGTACTCGATGTCGAGATACGTCGGGAATTCATCCATTACCGACCGGTGACGGGCCGAGGCGTAATTTATGTTGGCGATACCGTCTCCCGGTCGTAGCCCGGCAGGTCGCGCGAACAGGCGAGCAGGGGCGACGAGGCGGGGGCGAAAAACGCACGAACCGGTCGTCGGTTCAGTCGGCCGCGGCGGGCTGGGCCTCGACCCGATCGAGGACCGTCGAGAGCCACGCCGGCAGGTCGGCGGGATACCGAGCGGTGATCAGGTTGTCGTCGACGACACACTCCTCGTCGACGAACGTCGCGCCGGCGTTCTCGATGTCGACCTGGATCGCCCAGAAGCCGGTGGCTTCGCGATCCTCCAGAATATCGGCGCTGATCAGCAGCTGGGCGCCGTGACAGACCGACGCGATCGGCTTGCCGCTCTCGTCGAACTCCCGGACGAGGTCGATCGACTCCTCGGCCTCGATCCGGAGGTCCTCGGGAGCGTTGCCGCCCGGCACGACCAAGAGATCGTAGTCTGACTCGCTGGCGTCCGCGATGGAGAGGTCGGCGTCCATCTCCTCGCCGATCTTTCCCGTGACACTTTCGCCGTCGGGCGTGGCGATCTCCATCCCGATCCCCGCCTCCTGCAGGCGGTAGTACGGGTAGATCAGCTCGCTGTCCTCGAACCCGTCGGTGGTGACGATAAGCGCGTCCATAGCGCTCACAGGTATGGCCGCCAGCCACGAAACGTCCCAGGTAGCAATGGCGCGGTCTTTATACCGTTCTGCCACTATGTCTCCCGTTCGCACGCAACAATATCACCGTCGTTTATTCTCAAATGGATATATATTTCTCGAGTGCATAGATGCGGCGATGACGGAGACCGGCTTCGCGCCGCGGACGTACGAGGACATCCCCGAGGAGCATCGCCCGTCGCTCGGACAGGCGCTCGTCCCGGTCGTTGGAATGATCGCCTTTCTCCTGATTGGGTCGGTCGGGTTCGGGCTCGATCCGCACATGCCGCTGTTGTGGGGTTGTGTGCTGACCGGATTGGTGGGAAGATACTGGCTCGGCTACACGTGGGACGAGCTCTTCGAAGGGATCTCGGCCGGGCTGACGATGGGGATTCAGGCGCTTCTCATCCTCTTCGTGATCTACATGCTCATCCCCGTTTGGATCGGCTCGGGGACGATCCCCGGGCTGATCTACTACGGGCTGGGGTTGCTCACGCCGACCGTCTTCCTCCCGGCGGCCGCGCTGATCGCGGCCGTTTCCGCCTTCTCGATCGGGTCGTCCTGGACCACCGCCGCAACGTTGGGCGTTGCACTCATGGGAATCGGCGGGGGGCTCGGGGTGCCGGCACCGATGACCGCCGGAGCCGTGTTGACGGGCGCATACACCGGCGACAAGATCACGCCGCTTTCGGACACCACGAACCTCGCCGCCGCGGTGACGAACACCGACCTGATGGAACACGTCAACACCATGCGCGTCGGCACCGGGCTCGCACTGGTGATCGCGCTCGTGATCTACGCCGTCCTCGGGCTGCGGATTTCGGGGACCATCCCCACAGGGCAGGTCGAAACCATTCGGACGGGCATCCTCGCGGGCTACGACGTCTCCCCGCTCGTGTTCGTGCCGCTGGTCGCGACCTTCGGGCTCGCGCTTGTGGGCTATCCCGCGCTGCCGACGCTGGTCGGGGGCGTCTTCGCCGGCGTCGCGACCATGCTGTTGGTTCAGGGAACCGGCTTCGCGGAGGCATGGCAGATCGCCCAGGCCGGCACCGCGCCCGCGACGGGCACCGAACTAGTCGACGACCTGCTCGCAAGCGACGGACTGAACGGTTCCGCGTGGACGGTCTCGATCGTCGTCGTCGCCCTCTCGCTGGGTGGCCTGCTCGAAAAGACGGGGACGCTCGCCGCGCTCGCGAACGGGATCGAGGGGCTCATCGAGAGCGTCGCCGGGCTCACCGTCAGTACCGGCGTGATGGCCTTCGCGATGAACGGGCTCGCGGGCCAGCAGTACATGAGCATCGTCATCCCGTCGATGACCTTTCGGGGGGTCTACGAGGAGTTCGGCCTCGAGAGCAAGAACCTCTCGCGGGCCGTCGAGGCCGCCGGGACCACCACCAGCGTGCTGATCCCGTGGAACGCCGGCGGTGCGTTCATGACCGCGACCCTCGGGATCTCGCCGCTCGCGTACGGCCCGTACTACCTCTTGGGCTTCCTCTCGCCCGCGATCCTTTTCGTCATGGGGCTGACCGGCTGGGGGATCACCTACGAGGACGATTCGAGCGAGGATCGCGGACCGGCGCCGAAGCAAGCGCTCGCCGACGGCGACTGAGACCGCCGAGCCGACGAGATCGCGGCCGCCGCCATCAGAGCAAGCGGTTTCGGACCTTCGGGACGCGGTGTAGCTGGAAGGCTGGGAGCGGATCGCTGAGAGGATCGGCGGAAGGAAGCTAACGATCGCCCGCGAGCAAGCGACAGCGCGTGAGTGGTAGAGCGCTGAGTGATCGAAGGGAACGAAGCGCGCTTTTGGTGTAGGTTTTGCCGAGGGAGCGCACCGTAGGTGCGCGACCGCAGCGCAAAAGGTGCGTTCCTAGTACTTCGCCTCGGCGCCGGCCGTCTCGTAGACCCGATCCATGATCGCGTCGCGCTCGCGCTGCCAGCCCGCAAGCGCCGAGGGCCGATCCGGATAGCGCTCGTAGTGATTCAACAGCTCGTCGGCGACCCGCTTCGTCCTGTAGAAATCGAGGATCGTCCCCCAGTGGCCGAAGCTGTCCATCGCGGCCCGGAGTTTCAACTTCAGCCCGAAGTCCGTACTACCCGAATAGAGCGCTTCGGCCAGGTTTTCGCCGGGCAGCGAGGCGAGCAGGCTCGTCAGATCCGAGACGTCGCCGGCGGTCGCCATGATGTTGTAGACGTCGAGGGCGGCATACCGACCCCCGTAGTGGTCCATCACGCGCTCGTTGTAGTCCCACAGCATCGCCTCGCTCACGTCGCCGGCCTCTAGTGCGCGGATCGCCTGTTCGCCGGCGTATTCGCCGGCGTATGCGGCGCCGGCGATCCCGCCGCCGGTGGTCGGGTTGACGTGGCCCGCCGAGTCCCCGACGGCCATGAACCCGGGCGCGACCGCCGAGTCGTACGGTCTGCGGGTCGGCAGCGCGGCCCCGAGCTTGTCCTCGACTGTGGCACCCTCGAACTCCGGGCGGGTCGCCAGATCCGCCTTGAGGTCGTCGACCAGTTTCATCGGCTCCTCGTTCATCTGGAAGCCCACGCCGGCGTTGATCTCCGTCCCCGTTCGCGGGAAGTACCAGAGGTAGCCGGCGGCGCGCTTGGTCGGCTTGAAGACGAGCGCGTCCTTCCACTCGACTTCCTCCTCGACGTGGACGATCTCCCGGTAGGCCGAACAGAACTGCGAGTAGGTGACGTTCGTATCGAAGGTCGAGTTCGAGAGGTCGGCCTTGTCCTGCAGGATCGACAACGCGCCCGCCCCGTCGATGGTGAGGTCGGCCTCGACGGTGAGGCTCTCGCCCTTGCGGCGAGCCGTCACGCCCGCCACCCGAGTGCCGTCCTGAAGGACGTCCTGGACGACGGTGTCGTACGAGAACTCGACGCCCGCCTCGCTTGCCGCACGGAGCAGTGCCCTGCCGTACTCCCAGCGGTCGATCACCGCGAGTTCGCCCGGTACCGGGATCTCGAGGACGCTGTCGTGTTCGGGCAACTCGAAGCGACCGTGATCCACCTCCGTGTTGGTCATCGCGGGTTCGAGTGTGGATTTCGGGATCGCATCGGGGAACGCGTCCGCGCCCTTCAGCGCGTCCCCACAGGCTATGTGGCCCGCCTCCTCCTCGGTTTTGCGTTCGAGGACGAGCACGTCGTAGCCCGCGTTCGCGATCGTCGCCCCCGCATAACAGCCCGCCGTGCCGGCCCCCACGATGGCGACATCGCAGTCTCGTCTACTCATACCTCGACTGGCCGCGCGACGGGCAAAACACTTTATCTCCGGTCGTGTCGCCGACGGAACGACCGAATTCGACCTAAAGCGTTTTGCACGAGTTGGCTGTAGAACGGGTATGACGACCCACACCGTCGAGTTCGTCGGCACGGGGGAGACGATCGAGGTCACCGACAAGCAGACGATCCTCTCGCGGTGTCTCGAAGAGGGGATCGCCCAGGAATACTCCTGTCGGGTCGGGATGTGTCTCGCCTGTACCGCCGAGATCGTCGAGGGCGAGGTGACGCAACCTGCCGCCCGCGGGATCACCGAGGAGGAAAAAGAGCGCTTCGCGCTGACCTGCATGGCCCGTCCGCAGTCGGATCTAAAACTCGATCGCGGGAAGTATCCCCCGAGTATCGCCGCGGACGAGGGGGCGAACCACACCGTCAACGGCTCGGCCGTCGCCGACGACGATTAGTCGTCCTCCTGCCGGCGGATCGCTGCGACGGTGTTCTGGATGTACTTGATCGCCGTCGCGACCGACATCAGGCCCCCCATCAGCGACTGCTGGCTCGCGCCGTCGGCGTAGATGCGGTGTTCGAACTGGATCGAATCGAGGGTCGGGAATTCCGTCGAGGCCCCCTCCTCGTCGAGAAACGTATAAAATCCGGGTGTCGCCGCGAACACCGGCCCGATGCGCGCGAGCAGTTCGTAGCGCTGGTCGGGGTCGGCGACCACCGCCGCGGTGCGCTCGGTGTCGAACGCCGCCCGGCCGACGACCCGCAGCGGGCCCCACGTGTCCTCCTTGATCACGTTCAGCGGGATGTGCGAGAGGCGACACTGAACGCTGAACGACGCCTCGTTGTCCGTCGTCCGCTCGACGTCCTGAACCACGCGGTCGTCGAGCCACTTTTCGACCTGCTCGGCGGTGATGTCGTCGACCATGCCGAGCGTTCGCGGGCGAGCGGTATAGGGATCGGTGTTGCAGATGCCGTCCCGTCGCCCGGGCAAGGGCTAACCACCCGCGGTGCCTATTCGAACCATGGCACGGGTCGACCAGCTGTTCATCGCGCGGGAGGACTCGGCTCCGATGGAGTCGAGAGATTGGATCGAGGCCGTCGAGGGCGGGTTGGCGGGCGATCGCTACTGCACGGGCAAGGGGTACTACTCCCCGTTCGACGTCTGTGAGGTGACGCTGATCGCGGGCGAGGCGATCGACGAAATAGTGGACGAATTCGACATCGACCTCTCCGATGGTCGCCACCGCCGCAACGTCGTCACCCGCGGGGTCGAGGTCCACGATCTGCTGGGCACGACTTTTTCGGTCGGCGAGGCGACCCTGCGGGGAACGCGCCCGCGCCCGCCGTGCGCTCACGTCGAGCAGGTCGCCGGCGAGGAGGGCGTCGCCCGTGCGCTGAAGAACAAGCGCGGCGGGGTCTGTGCGGAGGTCGTCGATCCCGGTCGGATCGGGGTCGACGACGAAATCGAGGTGCTCGAACCCGACGCCCGGACGATGGGCCGGAAGATCGTCGACAGGCTGGGGTTCTAGTTCTCGGGAAAGATGCTCTCGGGAACGAACGCGGTGACGGTCCAGTTGGGCGCGTCGACGACCTCGCTGAGTTTCAGGTCGACCGCCGCCGAGCAGAGGATGTACGCCTCCCCGCGGGTCAGATCGCGCTCGCGTTCGAGGTGCTCGATCATGTGCAAGATAGCCAGCTTCGTCGCCTCCATCAGGTCGTCGCTGATCCCCGTCGTGCCGTACATCGGTTCGTCCTGGCCAGTGGCGGTAAACGGCCCCGTCGTCTCCAACTGGGGCTGAGCGAAGCCGGCGTCCTTCTTCAGACCGAACCGTGCGGTGACGAACATCGGCGCCTCGATTCCCGTCACACAGACCTCGCCGTCGCCCTGTGCGACGTGGCAGTCGCCGGTCGAAAATAACGCTCCCTCGACCTCGACGGGAAGATAGACCGTCGAACCGGCGGTCATCTGCTTGACGTCCATGTTCCCGCCAACGTCGCGCGGCGGGAGGGTGTCGTGCTCGCCCGGTTTGGCGGGCGCGGTGCCGATCGTCCCCGGGAACATGTCCACTGGGATCTCGATCCCGTCGACGAACTCGGCGGTCTCGTCATCCAGATCCCAGACGTGCAGTCCCGCCTCATCGAACTCCTCGGGCAGGAGTCCGAGCCCCATCTCGCCGGGCATAAAGCCCGTGAATCCCCAGCCCTTGTGCTCGAAGTCGAGCAGTTCGACGACCAGCGCGTCGCCTGGCTCGGCGCCCTCGATTTCGACGGGTCCCGTCAGCGGGTGGACCGGGTCGAAACTGGCGTTCGCGAGGTCCTCGACGTCCGAATCGGGGCCGACCTGCCCGTCGAGGGCGTCCCGGCACTCGAAGCGCACGACTTCGCCCGGTTCGACGGTCAGCACGGGATCGAGGGAGTTGTCCCACGCGTTGTGGATGTTTCCGTCGGCGTCGCTCAGTTCGTGGTCGACCTCGTAGTCGTCAGATGTCATGACAACGGGTTCCACGCGCGGACGGGCGATAAAGTCACGTGTGGCGGCGAGCGGGATCGGCGGACGGACCGGGGCGATCCCGTTCTACCGGAAGTGACGAGTTCGATACAGCGCGGATGGCGAGTATTTATAAATCACGGTACGGTGGACCAAGGCATGGAAGAGAGCACGACCAGACGGCGGTTTTTGACGGCAGTGGGCACGACGGCGACGGGAATCGGGTTCGCCGGGACGGCAAGCGCCTCGGACACCTCGAGGGGAACGAGTGCGCGGTAGGCGGCGTTCAACGTGATCGAACTGGAGACCGAGCAGGTCCAGCAGCCGGGCGACGAGCAGGCCGAGGCCGCCGCTCGAATCGTTCAGGAGGTCCGCCCGGACGTGCTCGTCGTCAACGAACTCACCAACG
This window of the Halalkalicoccus subterraneus genome carries:
- a CDS encoding radical SAM protein; its protein translation is MTDPSELSVTLVDGYVDEPAHFGVPPYISTYPRYTAGALVDAGVLPENVTYHTIDELREEKGKWRDVEDADLMVYIGGMTVPGSYVGGTPAEPDEVKKLAWVSRGTSLMGGPVKFGVGEENAGAQDMERKDLDYDFVAKGDVEAAAHDLVESGLEGFNNRMRDNREIDRWARDGAFVIEQHPNHPDYLICEMETSRGCAYRCSFCTEPLYGDPAFRSAESVVSEVSNLADRGARHFRLGRQADILAFGGDGEAPNPDALRELYGGIREAVPDLETLHLDNMNPVTIVEYPEKSREGIRIIAEHNTPGDTAAFGLESADPVVQEENNLLVTAEECLEAVRVVNEEGGWRPGEKPGTGPSHGESAGNRLPKLLPGINLVHGLMGERPETYEHNKRFLHDLYDEGLMVRRINIRQVMAFAGTEMAETGADIAREHKERFKPYKREVREEIDNPMLKRVAPAGTVLEDVHMEYHDEGTTFGRQLGTYSLLIGVPGEYELGSSMDVAIVDHGYRSVTAVPYPLDVNGATMNELTAVPGIGKSTAGDIVVGRPYDSAREAGEKAGVDLSRFA
- the arcD gene encoding arginine/ornithine antiporter ArcD, giving the protein MTETGFAPRTYEDIPEEHRPSLGQALVPVVGMIAFLLIGSVGFGLDPHMPLLWGCVLTGLVGRYWLGYTWDELFEGISAGLTMGIQALLILFVIYMLIPVWIGSGTIPGLIYYGLGLLTPTVFLPAAALIAAVSAFSIGSSWTTAATLGVALMGIGGGLGVPAPMTAGAVLTGAYTGDKITPLSDTTNLAAAVTNTDLMEHVNTMRVGTGLALVIALVIYAVLGLRISGTIPTGQVETIRTGILAGYDVSPLVFVPLVATFGLALVGYPALPTLVGGVFAGVATMLLVQGTGFAEAWQIAQAGTAPATGTELVDDLLASDGLNGSAWTVSIVVVALSLGGLLEKTGTLAALANGIEGLIESVAGLTVSTGVMAFAMNGLAGQQYMSIVIPSMTFRGVYEEFGLESKNLSRAVEAAGTTTSVLIPWNAGGAFMTATLGISPLAYGPYYLLGFLSPAILFVMGLTGWGITYEDDSSEDRGPAPKQALADGD
- a CDS encoding twin-arginine translocation signal domain-containing protein, which gives rise to MEESTTRRRFLTAVGTTATGIGFAGTASASDTSRGTSAR
- a CDS encoding 2Fe-2S iron-sulfur cluster-binding protein; translation: MTTHTVEFVGTGETIEVTDKQTILSRCLEEGIAQEYSCRVGMCLACTAEIVEGEVTQPAARGITEEEKERFALTCMARPQSDLKLDRGKYPPSIAADEGANHTVNGSAVADDD
- a CDS encoding type 1 glutamine amidotransferase domain-containing protein, yielding MDALIVTTDGFEDSELIYPYYRLQEAGIGMEIATPDGESVTGKIGEEMDADLSIADASESDYDLLVVPGGNAPEDLRIEAEESIDLVREFDESGKPIASVCHGAQLLISADILEDREATGFWAIQVDIENAGATFVDEECVVDDNLITARYPADLPAWLSTVLDRVEAQPAAAD
- a CDS encoding MOSC domain-containing protein, with amino-acid sequence MARVDQLFIAREDSAPMESRDWIEAVEGGLAGDRYCTGKGYYSPFDVCEVTLIAGEAIDEIVDEFDIDLSDGRHRRNVVTRGVEVHDLLGTTFSVGEATLRGTRPRPPCAHVEQVAGEEGVARALKNKRGGVCAEVVDPGRIGVDDEIEVLEPDARTMGRKIVDRLGF
- a CDS encoding phosphoadenosine phosphosulfate reductase family protein, encoding MDEFPTYLDIEYTDGAGEGPADYPTLDAKIDKAIEITHVALKEYRNPTVMWTGGKDSTLVLYFVREVAREFDLELPPVVFIDHFEHFPDVRAFVERWADEWDLDLVYARNEEFAALDADPGDEVPLDALGEETRRELRERLDYEGETFTFSADSYEGNHLLKTVALNGIIREKGFDGVFSGVRWDEQEARADETFFSPRHDSEKYPPHDRVHSILQFDERAVWDTMWNHVVPDAVGNYPSGHVPQDDDDLPPGVEPSDLPVGPKYFEGFRSLGSERGSARSDDRPAWLQDLDGTTERAGRAQDKEDLMGRLRDLGYM
- a CDS encoding acetamidase/formamidase family protein; amino-acid sequence: MTSDDYEVDHELSDADGNIHNAWDNSLDPVLTVEPGEVVRFECRDALDGQVGPDSDVEDLANASFDPVHPLTGPVEIEGAEPGDALVVELLDFEHKGWGFTGFMPGEMGLGLLPEEFDEAGLHVWDLDDETAEFVDGIEIPVDMFPGTIGTAPAKPGEHDTLPPRDVGGNMDVKQMTAGSTVYLPVEVEGALFSTGDCHVAQGDGEVCVTGIEAPMFVTARFGLKKDAGFAQPQLETTGPFTATGQDEPMYGTTGISDDLMEATKLAILHMIEHLERERDLTRGEAYILCSAAVDLKLSEVVDAPNWTVTAFVPESIFPEN
- a CDS encoding metallophosphoesterase, whose translation is MRVGIIADTHDNVAAIERATDLFREQGIETLIHCGDFIAPPVLPFFEGFELHGVLGNNDGEVAGLESGFEAIGGELHGRFADLELGGKRFAVLHGESKEEVEGYAESGEYDYVCYGHHHEREERTVGDTVVLNPGAHFPTVPEDHRSIAILDTEGDVEFHRV
- a CDS encoding geranylgeranyl reductase family protein gives rise to the protein MSRRDCDVAIVGAGTAGCYAGATIANAGYDVLVLERKTEEEAGHIACGDALKGADAFPDAIPKSTLEPAMTNTEVDHGRFELPEHDSVLEIPVPGELAVIDRWEYGRALLRAASEAGVEFSYDTVVQDVLQDGTRVAGVTARRKGESLTVEADLTIDGAGALSILQDKADLSNSTFDTNVTYSQFCSAYREIVHVEEEVEWKDALVFKPTKRAAGYLWYFPRTGTEINAGVGFQMNEEPMKLVDDLKADLATRPEFEGATVEDKLGAALPTRRPYDSAVAPGFMAVGDSAGHVNPTTGGGIAGAAYAGEYAGEQAIRALEAGDVSEAMLWDYNERVMDHYGGRYAALDVYNIMATAGDVSDLTSLLASLPGENLAEALYSGSTDFGLKLKLRAAMDSFGHWGTILDFYRTKRVADELLNHYERYPDRPSALAGWQRERDAIMDRVYETAGAEAKY